The stretch of DNA CAGCAATGCCTTTGCGCTGCCATCGGCACCCGTCATCACCAGTCCGGGAGCGCAATCGGGTGTCGTGGGCGGACTTGTAAGCCTGCCCATCACCGCGACGGATATTAACCAGGATGCACTGACTTTTAGCGCTACCGGCCTGCCGCCAGGACTCGCGATCCATGCACAGACAGGCGTGATCAGCGGCAGCCCGAGCCAGGCGGGAAACTATACCGCGACGGTCTCTGTGACCGATGGTCACACTGCACCGGTAAACACCAGCTTTGCCTGGACGATCAACAGCACGCTCGCGCTTCAGCCGCTGCTGACCACAGCGGCAGCAGTGGGAGTGAACGTCGCCTTCACACCGGTCAGCACTGGCGGAGCCAACCCGCTCTTCCGCTGGGACTTTGGTGATGGCAGCCCGGTGACCGCCTATGCGCCTGCGGCGACTGTTTCTCATGCTTACTCTGCAGCAGGCCGTTATCTGGTGACGCTGACAGCGACGGATAACACCGGGGTGGTGACCTCGGTCAGCGCCTATCAGGTCATCCATCCGCCGCTGACGGTGAAGAAACCGTCCGCCTCCACCAGCATTGCCTTCGAGGTGCGCAGCACGGGCAATGGCCGGGTGTGGGTGGTGAATCCGGACAGTGACAGTGTGACGATTTTTGACGCTGTAACACGGGCCAAGCTGGCAGAAACAACGGTGGGCACGGCTCCGCGCAGCGTGGCCATTGCGCCGGATGGAAGAGCGTGGGTGACAAATGTGGAAAGCGGGACGATTTCCATCCTCAACGGCAGTTCTTATGCGGTGGCGGCGACAGTCACGCTGCCACGTGGGTCGCGGCCCTTCGGCCTGGCTTTTGATCCCAATGGAACGGCAGCTTATGTGGCCTTGGAAGGCAGCGGGCAGCTCTTAAAACTGAACCCAGGCACAGGCGCGACGGTGAGCACGCAGACGGTGGGCCAGCATGCGCGGCATGTGGCGGTGAGTGCGGACGGTGCGCGGGTGTATGTGAGCCGGTTTATCACACCGCCGGTGCCGGGAGAAAACACGGCAACACCGAATCCGGCGGGTCGGGGTGGCGAGGTCGTTGTGGTAACCGGAGCGACGATGGCCATTGAGCGGACGATTTTGCTACAGCATAGCAATGCGGAGGATACGCCGACCTCGGCAAGCGGCATCCCGAATTACCTGGGGGCGACGGCCATCTCTCCGGACGGGCTTTCCGCGTGGGTTCCATCCAAGCAGGATAACATCAAGCGTGGTACGCTGCGCAATGGCGTGGGGTTGAACCATGACCAGACGCTGCGGGCCATCGCCAGCCGCATCAATCTGGCCACACAGGCAGAGGACACCGCCAGCCGGCTGGACTTTGACAATGCAGGCATCCCAAGCGCGGCGGTCTTTGATCCCTGGGGAGGTTATCTTTTTGTGGCACTGGAAAGCAGCCGCTCGGTGGCGGTGGTGGATGCGAGGTCAAAGGTGGAGCTCATGCGTTTCAGCGTGGGTCGGGCTCCGCAGGGGCTGGCTATTTCACCGGATGGCAAAACTTTGTTTGTGCAAAACTTCATGGACCGCAGCGTGACGGTGCATGATGTGGGCGGCCTGCTGCAAGGCGGCGTCCAGCTTCCGGCAACATTGGCGACGGTGAGCAGTACGGCTACGGAGAAACTGACGCCGCAGGTGCTAAACGGAAAGCAGCTTTTTTATGATGCGCTGGACAGCCGGGTGGCGCTGCAGGAATACATTTCCTGCGCAGGCTGCCATAATGACGGCGGACATGACGGACGCACCTGGGACATCACGGGCTTTGGTGAAGGGCTGCGCAATACCATCACGCTGCGCGGTCATGGCAACCAGGGGATGCTGCACTGGAGCGGCAACTTCGACGAGGTGCATGACTTCGAAGGGCAGATCCGCACCCTGGCGGGTGGAACGGGACTGATGACGGATGCGCAGTTTAACAGCGGGACTCGCAACCAGCCGCTGGGCGATCCGAAGGCCGGTGTGAGCGCAGATCTGGATGCACTGGCGGCGTATGTAAAATCGCTGACGGCGGAGCCGAAAAGCCCGCATCGCAACAGCAACGGCAGCCTGACCACGGCCGCTGTGGACGGTGAAAAGATCTTCCGCCAGCAGAACTGTGCGAGCTGCCACAGTGGCAGCGGCTTCACCAACAGTGCGCTGAATGTCTTCCGTGACATTGGGACGCGCAAGCCTGCCAGCGGCAAGCGCCTAGGCGGGGCATTAACAGGGTTTGACGTGCCGACCCTGAGAGGGCTGTGGGCCACGGCTCCGTATCTGCATGATGGCTCAGCCGCGACGCTGGCAGAAGCAGTCAGCGCCCACCAGGGGACGACACTTTCGGAAGCGCAGCTTGGGCAGCTTTCCGCCTACTTGCTTCAACTGGACGATGCCCCGGCCACCGCCCCGCTGCCGGTGACGGTGGAACTTGCCACGACGGCCCCCGCGACGGTGGAGGCCCCCTTTACGGTCAATGTGACTTTCAGCCATGCGGTGAGCGGCTTTGTGCTGACGGACATCACGGTGACTGGCGGGACGGCGAGTGCTCTGACGGGCAGCGGGACCACGTATAGCTTTACGGTGACACCGACGGCAAATGTGGCGATCAGCCTAATGGCAAACGTGGCACAGGACACAGCAGGCGTGGGCAATCTGGCATCCAATGCCATCACCCGCAGTTATCAGGTGGCTGCTCCCGTGCTGGTGGGGCAGGACATTGGGGACCTGAACCTGAATGGCGGAACGGTGTATGATGCAGCCACTGGCACCTACACGCTGACGGCTTCAGGCAGGGACATCTTTTTCGAAGAGGACGGCTTCCATTTCACCAAGGTGGCACTGAATGGTGATGGTGAAATTCGTGCGCGGGTGCGCAGCTTTGGCAATACCAATCCCTGGGCCAAGGCCGGGGTGATGATCCGTGAAAACCTGACCGCTGGCTCCCGCCATGCGACGGCCTTTATCACGCCGCCAGGGGCAGAAAATGGCTTTGGCATGGTGTGGCGGACGGCTGCCAATGCGGCGACCACCTATGCCGGAGGACCGGCCATGAACCCGGTACCGGACAACTGGGTGCGCCTGGTGCGTGCAGGCAATGTCCTGACAGGCTACGCCTCTGCCGATGGCAATGCCTGGGCACCAGTAAGCAGTGTGACGCTGACCGGGCTGCCTTCGCAGGTATTCATCGGCCTGGCGACAACGTCAGGTCAGAGCTTTGAAAGCACGACGGCAGTGTTTGACCAGGTGCAGATCACCGGCAGCCAGACGGTGCTGCCACCGGAGGTGACGCTGAGCGCCGCCTCCAGCATCGAGACAGGGCCGTTCACGGTACAGGTGCAGTTTAACCAGGCAATCAGCGGACTGGCCTTGACGGATTTTGTGGTGACCAATGCGACGGCTTCGGCACTGACAGGCAGCGGGGCCAGCTATGGCATTACGTTGACACCCACGGCACCCGGCATGGTGACCGTGCGCTTGCCGGCCTCCTCCGTGGTCAATGCGGGGGCGGTGGGGAATGCCGCATCGAATACGCTCAGTGTCAATTATTCGCCGCCGGTTGTGGTGTCGCTGCAAGGGCAGGATGTGGGCGAGGTGGCGGTGGCAGGCTCCACCACATACAATGGAGGAGTTTATACCCTCAAGGGGGCTGGCGAGGACATTTTCTTCAGCCAGGATGGTTTTCAATATGCGCTGACGCAGCTCAACGGGGATGGTGAAATCCGCGCACGGGTGACCAGCCAGACGAACCAGAATCCCTGGGCGAAAGCGGGGGTGATGTTCCGGGAAAACCTGACCGGCGGGTCACGGCATGTGATGATGTTTACGACACCAACCGGTGCCGGGAACGGTTTTGGTGCAGTGTGGCGGCCCACGGCGAATGCGGCGACGAATTACGCAGCGGGCCCGGCTTTGAATGCCACGCCTAACAACTGGGTGCGCCTGGTACGGACGGGCAATGTGCTGACTGCTTATGCCTCCGCCAATGGTACGGCATGGACGACGGTGAATACGGTGACGCTGAGCAGCCTGCCTTCCTCCCTGTATGTGGGACTGGCCCTGACCTCCGGCTCGCGCACGCAGCTCAGCACGGCGACGTTTGACAATGTGCAGGTCGTGGGCGCACAGAGCGTGGTGGCACCGGGGGTGACACTGACGTCGGCCTCTTCTATCGAGACGGCGCCCTTTACGATGCAGGCGCAGTTCACGCAGAGCGTCACCGGGCTGGCTTTGTCAGACTTTAACGTGAGCAATGGCAGCGCCTCCAACCTGGCAGGCAGCGGCACGGCCTACAGCCTGACCGTTACTCCGGCAAGTGAGGGCGCGGTGAGCATCAGCCTGCCTGCGGGAGCGACGCAGAACAGCAGCGGGGTGCCAAACACTGCTTCTAACACACTTGTGGTTAGCTATATTCCGCCGGTAACGGTTGGATTGCAGGGCCAGGACATCGGCAATGCAGCAGCGGCAGGCTCCACGCAATTTAATGCGGCATCGGGAACCTATACCCTGCGCGGCTCAGGCGAGGACATCTTCTTTACGCAAGACGGCTTCCATTATGCGGCGACGCAACTGGTGGGCGATGGAGAAATCCGCGCGCGGGTGACCAGCCAGACCAATCAAAACCCCTGGGGCAAGGCCGGGGTGATGTTCCGCGAAAATCTGACCGGCGGCTCCCGCCATGCAATGGCCTTCACGACACCGATGGATGCGGGCAACGGCTTCGGGTTTGTCTGGCGCTCCGCAGCGAATGCGGCGACGAGCTATGCAGGCGGGCCGGCCTTGAACACAACGCCGAACAACTGGGTGCGGCTGGTGCGGACGGGGAACACTTTTACGGCCTATGCATCGGCCAATGGCACGAGCTGGACGACGGTAAGTGTGGTCAGCCTGGAGAACATGCCTTCCACGCTTTATGTAGGCCTGGCGCTCACTTCGGCAAGGGCGGCGATCCTGGGAACGGCCACCTTTGACAATGTGCAGATCGTCGGCAATCCACCGGCCTCTGGTGGTGAAGGCAGCACGGGCAATCCGCCGGGAAGTGATCTGGGGTCTTCCAATGCGAAGGACCGTGACTTTGACGGGGATGATGTGAATGACCTGATCGAATACGCGCTCAACAGCGACGAACGCTATGACGCGGGCTGGTGGCTGACCACCACTCCGGAAGGCCGTGTGGACGCGCATCTTGTCAGGCCGCGAAGCATCACGGATGTGAGCTTTAAACTGGAAAGCAGCAGCGATCTGATGACCTGGCAGGCGCTGGCGATTGCGCCCACAGTGACGGCCCTGGCCAATGATGAAGAGCAGCTTACCTGGGCGGGTATCAGCCACCTGACAGGGCAGTCATTGGAGCGCGGGATGGTGAGGCTGCGGGTGACGCACAGCAGCGGCATCTCAGCTGCCAGCACGCCGCAGTGCTGGCAGAGGCTGGCGCTGCAGCCGGGCTCCCAAACGCTGGGGGTGAGCTGGGTGAATGCACCCCGGTATGCAGGCTTTGTCACCGCAGCGGCTACCGGTCAGGCAGTGGAAGTGCAGGGGGCCATCCTGCCTGCTCATGTGGCCGATGCACCCTGCTATCTGGAAGTACGTGACGGTGCGCTGGCTGGCCACCGGTATGAGATTCAGAGCATCAGCGGACAGACTATCACTCTGGATTTGGCCTCCGATTATTCGACGAAGAAGACGCTGCCAGCGGACATCGTCGGAGCTCGTGTGGTGGTGCGTCCGCATGTGACTTTGAACCAGGTCCTGCCAAAAAATCAGCTTCAAGGCTCAACTGCATCTCCACAGGCTGACCAGGTACTGTTTTTCAAAGAGGCGGCATGGGAAACACACTGGCTGCAACTATCCGCTACCCACCATGAATGGCGCGTGGTCGGGGATGAGAACCAGTCAACGTCGGATGACAAAATCATTCCACCTGGCACCGGTGTGATGGTGAAGCTGGCGGATCGCAGTGTCACCTATACCCTCACCGGGCATGTGAGGACGGGAGCCTTTGTCCGTCCTCTGGACCAGGCTCATAACCTCCTGGCCCTGCCGTGGCCGGTGGACAGCACCCCGCAGCAGTTGCGGTTTGCGGTAAGCCAGGGTTTTACCGCCGGGGCCAACAGTGTCGTCTCGGACCAGCTTCAGCTCTGGTCCGGCGACCACAATCCAGGAACTTCTGTGTATGAGATCTACTGGCTGCGCCACAGCGGCAGCACGGGAGCCTGGAGTCCGCGTGCCAATGCATCGGCACCTGATCTGAGCGCGACATTGCTGCTTCCCGCCCACCGCAGCTTCTTCCTGAAGATCATGCCACGCAGTGGCGATCCTGAATGGAAAATGCCGCCGCTGGTGCCTTGATTCGATACGATGGATGAAGCAATGTTGCGCACTCAATGCTCCCCTTGCTCCGTTACATTCATGGCCTGTCCACCGGGCGCATCATTCTCTGGTGCTATGCCATCTGGTATGTCGTGAATGTGGCCTTCCACTTTGATCCCCTGCCCCGGATCTGGCTGACATCTCTGGGACTGAGCGGCATCATTGGCGTGGCGCTCATCATCAGCACCCGGCCCGGAGGCGGACAAAAGACTGCCCTGGATCCATGGGTCACCTTCCGCCTGTTTTTGATGCCATTCTGCGTCAGCAGTTTTGCGGCATTGGTGAAGGATGCGGGCTACGTGTTGATCTTCCCGCCATCGCTGCGGGAAAACCTCACTGGGCTGGCGGCCATCGCAGCCTTTTTGCTGCTCGTCCTGGTGATCAGAAAGGCGCTTCCTCAAGCTGCCAAGGGAACGCCGTAAGGCAGGTCTTCCGGCAGTTTGACAAACTCGCGGATGCGGTTCCAGAGCGGCGTGTAGTCCTTGTTCAGGTCGCCTGAGAGACAGTCGGTCAGTTCGGCACCGGCCTCGGGATATTTCATCACCACGTCCTTGAAGGAGAAGTTGGGGTCATAGAAGGCATAGACCAGCTTGCGCATGTTCTCCACTCCTTCGCGGATTTGCTTGCCATAGTCGGCGAAACGTTCCGGCGAAAGATCACCTACCTTTAGGGCCTCATGTACGGCATCTCCCGCCAGTACGCCGCTCTTCAGCGCCAGCATGACACCGCTGCTGAAGACGGGGTCCAGGAAGGCAAAGGCATCCCCCACCAACAGCAGGCCGGGTGAAGCACCGTATTTGGAATGGCGGCTGTACTCGCTGGTCAGCCAGTATTGGCCAGTGCATTCGCCGGTGGAGAGATGGTCTTTGATCCACTGATTTTCACCGATCTCGCGCTGGAACATTTTTTCGGGGTCGCGCACGCCATCGCGGGTGAGATATTTGCCCTCGGCTACGATGCCAACGCTCACCATGTCATTGTGCTGGGGGATGTGCCAGAACCAGCCTTTGTCCGGTACAAAGGCGATGGTGGTGGCGCCTTCGTCCAGATCCGCCGCCCGTTTGGAGCCCTTGTAATAAGTCCAGATGGCCACCTTGTTTAAAAACGGATCCCCCACGCGCCAGCCCTGACGGCTAGAGGCAAAGGCTTCCTTTCCGGAGGCATCAATGACCAGCTTCGAATAGAGCTGCTCCAGGCTGCCGTCCTTATTTTTCACCTCGACACCGATGACGGCACCGCTGTCGTTTTTCAGCAACTGCACCACAGTGGTCTCTTCACGGACGTCTGCGCCTTTTTCACGGGCATTGTTCAGCAGCATTTCGTCAAACTCCGACCGCAGCACCTGCCAGGTCTGGGCGATGGTGTCCTTGTCATAACGCGTATGGAAATAAAACGGCTGCGAGCGCCGGCCGTCAGGCTGCACAAAGCTGACGCTGTACTTCTTCATGAAGTGGCTCTTTTTCATCTTCGGGATCATGCCCAGCCGCTCCAGGGGGCCGAAGGTGAATGGGATCAAGGATTCACCGACATGATAACGGGGAAATTTTTCGCGTTCGATCACCAGGGCCCGGTGGCCTTGCTCAGCCAGGATGGTGGCCACACTGGCTCCGGCGGGGCCACCGCCGATGATCAGGACGTCGTAATTGGAATTCATGAGGAGCGTTTTGAGAGGGGTTGCATAGAGGTTTACGCCTGCAAACCCTGCAACTGTGATTCAATTAACGCATCACCGTGATGCTTTAATGCGATAAGTCACCGCCACTGTGCACATCCATGCCCATGATGGCAAAAATCCGGTCACGTGTGGCGAGGTAGCCGGGAGCATCCAGATCAC from Prosthecobacter sp. SYSU 5D2 encodes:
- a CDS encoding Ig-like domain-containing protein — encoded protein: MFLSFWTSIDAADDHGVSDQLSADAQMLAPAFVVQTGPAPTPAQRNQVGTWGPVISWTPHIPVTAATLPDGRLLTFSSNQRTTFPVGAEFTYAAVWNPATGVFTEINNNRHDMFCGGSVMLADGRVVINGGRNTVRLSSIFDWRTNLWSAMPNMNDGRWYNTSVALTDGSVFTVTGDGGTNTAERWTAADGWKRLSSINWATVVSQPGYVTRWHPLMVVAPDGRLFHGGPTRRMNWVTAAGNGSLTYSGVDVPGTHYPKEGCFAVYDEGRILVAGGSLNTNSNPSDSSTGTSTNLSFTIDIRSGTPVVAAAPSMKYVRQFANSVILPNGEVMVIGGNTSGLKFNDTGSILSPEIWNPVTRQWREVTDMSVPRNYHSLALLLPDGRVWSGGGGLSGNSADHRDAQIYTPPMLYAADGSLAARPVIQQAPSYIGTGTVFTVRATPGITKFSFIKMSSQTHSMNTDLRYLSLPFTETTPGIYTVTGHANVNVMTPGYWMLFGIGANGAYSEAEIIQVDPASLVTIANPGSQYSARNAPTVLAVYGVGPGNRTVTFSATGLPPGLGMQSSTGIISGTPATEGVYTPRVTVTDGVTSASADFSWTITPANVSHDFANFTGSTATWQFNGDASLNGSILQLTPNGVTHAGTAFLKSPIPLSEGTSFTTRFVFRMNGSGDGADGMSFIMQNDRLTALGAGGGGLGYEGIMQSLAIELDTYLGGSDPNANHIGVLTNGIVSPHLATYNAPFDLENGASHTLWAEYDGPANSLRIYLAQGVVVTRPATPVLTVPNIDLPTLIGPNAWLGFSGATGGSTNTHEVLSWSFFSNAFALPSAPVITSPGAQSGVVGGLVSLPITATDINQDALTFSATGLPPGLAIHAQTGVISGSPSQAGNYTATVSVTDGHTAPVNTSFAWTINSTLALQPLLTTAAAVGVNVAFTPVSTGGANPLFRWDFGDGSPVTAYAPAATVSHAYSAAGRYLVTLTATDNTGVVTSVSAYQVIHPPLTVKKPSASTSIAFEVRSTGNGRVWVVNPDSDSVTIFDAVTRAKLAETTVGTAPRSVAIAPDGRAWVTNVESGTISILNGSSYAVAATVTLPRGSRPFGLAFDPNGTAAYVALEGSGQLLKLNPGTGATVSTQTVGQHARHVAVSADGARVYVSRFITPPVPGENTATPNPAGRGGEVVVVTGATMAIERTILLQHSNAEDTPTSASGIPNYLGATAISPDGLSAWVPSKQDNIKRGTLRNGVGLNHDQTLRAIASRINLATQAEDTASRLDFDNAGIPSAAVFDPWGGYLFVALESSRSVAVVDARSKVELMRFSVGRAPQGLAISPDGKTLFVQNFMDRSVTVHDVGGLLQGGVQLPATLATVSSTATEKLTPQVLNGKQLFYDALDSRVALQEYISCAGCHNDGGHDGRTWDITGFGEGLRNTITLRGHGNQGMLHWSGNFDEVHDFEGQIRTLAGGTGLMTDAQFNSGTRNQPLGDPKAGVSADLDALAAYVKSLTAEPKSPHRNSNGSLTTAAVDGEKIFRQQNCASCHSGSGFTNSALNVFRDIGTRKPASGKRLGGALTGFDVPTLRGLWATAPYLHDGSAATLAEAVSAHQGTTLSEAQLGQLSAYLLQLDDAPATAPLPVTVELATTAPATVEAPFTVNVTFSHAVSGFVLTDITVTGGTASALTGSGTTYSFTVTPTANVAISLMANVAQDTAGVGNLASNAITRSYQVAAPVLVGQDIGDLNLNGGTVYDAATGTYTLTASGRDIFFEEDGFHFTKVALNGDGEIRARVRSFGNTNPWAKAGVMIRENLTAGSRHATAFITPPGAENGFGMVWRTAANAATTYAGGPAMNPVPDNWVRLVRAGNVLTGYASADGNAWAPVSSVTLTGLPSQVFIGLATTSGQSFESTTAVFDQVQITGSQTVLPPEVTLSAASSIETGPFTVQVQFNQAISGLALTDFVVTNATASALTGSGASYGITLTPTAPGMVTVRLPASSVVNAGAVGNAASNTLSVNYSPPVVVSLQGQDVGEVAVAGSTTYNGGVYTLKGAGEDIFFSQDGFQYALTQLNGDGEIRARVTSQTNQNPWAKAGVMFRENLTGGSRHVMMFTTPTGAGNGFGAVWRPTANAATNYAAGPALNATPNNWVRLVRTGNVLTAYASANGTAWTTVNTVTLSSLPSSLYVGLALTSGSRTQLSTATFDNVQVVGAQSVVAPGVTLTSASSIETAPFTMQAQFTQSVTGLALSDFNVSNGSASNLAGSGTAYSLTVTPASEGAVSISLPAGATQNSSGVPNTASNTLVVSYIPPVTVGLQGQDIGNAAAAGSTQFNAASGTYTLRGSGEDIFFTQDGFHYAATQLVGDGEIRARVTSQTNQNPWGKAGVMFRENLTGGSRHAMAFTTPMDAGNGFGFVWRSAANAATSYAGGPALNTTPNNWVRLVRTGNTFTAYASANGTSWTTVSVVSLENMPSTLYVGLALTSARAAILGTATFDNVQIVGNPPASGGEGSTGNPPGSDLGSSNAKDRDFDGDDVNDLIEYALNSDERYDAGWWLTTTPEGRVDAHLVRPRSITDVSFKLESSSDLMTWQALAIAPTVTALANDEEQLTWAGISHLTGQSLERGMVRLRVTHSSGISAASTPQCWQRLALQPGSQTLGVSWVNAPRYAGFVTAAATGQAVEVQGAILPAHVADAPCYLEVRDGALAGHRYEIQSISGQTITLDLASDYSTKKTLPADIVGARVVVRPHVTLNQVLPKNQLQGSTASPQADQVLFFKEAAWETHWLQLSATHHEWRVVGDENQSTSDDKIIPPGTGVMVKLADRSVTYTLTGHVRTGAFVRPLDQAHNLLALPWPVDSTPQQLRFAVSQGFTAGANSVVSDQLQLWSGDHNPGTSVYEIYWLRHSGSTGAWSPRANASAPDLSATLLLPAHRSFFLKIMPRSGDPEWKMPPLVP
- a CDS encoding NAD(P)/FAD-dependent oxidoreductase — its product is MNSNYDVLIIGGGPAGASVATILAEQGHRALVIEREKFPRYHVGESLIPFTFGPLERLGMIPKMKKSHFMKKYSVSFVQPDGRRSQPFYFHTRYDKDTIAQTWQVLRSEFDEMLLNNAREKGADVREETTVVQLLKNDSGAVIGVEVKNKDGSLEQLYSKLVIDASGKEAFASSRQGWRVGDPFLNKVAIWTYYKGSKRAADLDEGATTIAFVPDKGWFWHIPQHNDMVSVGIVAEGKYLTRDGVRDPEKMFQREIGENQWIKDHLSTGECTGQYWLTSEYSRHSKYGASPGLLLVGDAFAFLDPVFSSGVMLALKSGVLAGDAVHEALKVGDLSPERFADYGKQIREGVENMRKLVYAFYDPNFSFKDVVMKYPEAGAELTDCLSGDLNKDYTPLWNRIREFVKLPEDLPYGVPLAA